The nucleotide sequence CCCAATAGGTCGTGCGGCGTTTTGTAGCAGCCAAGCACTGCGAACTTCGCAATCAATAGCGTTGCGGTTTTGCAGCTTCCAAATACTTGATACATGATTTGCATTAACTAATGAAATCGGCTGGGAAGTTCGATATAGCCGGCAGTTCGATATAGCCGGCAGTTCGATATAGCCGGCAGTTCGATATAGCCGGCAGTTCGATATAGCCGGCAGTTCGATATAGCCGGCAGTTCGATATAGCCGGCAGTTCGATATAGCCGGCAGTTCGATATAGCCGGCAGTTCGATATAGCCGGCAGTTCGATACAGCCGGCAGTTCGATACAGCCGGCAGTTCGATACAGCCGGCAGTTCGATATAGCCGGCAGTTCGATATAGCCGGCAGTTCGATATAGCCGGCAGTTCGATATAGCCGGCAGTTCGATACAGCCGGCAGTTCGATACAGCCGGCAGTTCGATACAGCCGGCAGTTCGATACAGCCGGCAGTTCGTTCAGTACAAGCATGCTTGGCTGTATTTGCTGTAATTTTCAATGCCTGTTTCCATTAAGATCTTAAAACAAAACCAAGTGAACAGAGTTCAGGTTATCACACCACTACAAGTGCCATCAAGTACAATAATTCCCTGGGAAAAGCAGATGTGCGTTTATACATGGCTCTAGCTGGATACTTTGGGGTCTCAATACGATATGTGTTTTTAATATCAGTGTTTCACTGTACATTGGCCTGATCTGTTCCTATTCAACACTTTCAGTTTGTAGTGGGCTTCACTTCATTCCTGGTTCTCCTATGCTGCGACAAGGCTACACTATCTTACAGACAACGTCTCGTTCCAATCCACACAAATTTTGGCCTCATCATCTTTGGCATGGCAGCCGCTGCATGCGTTACAGGATTGATGCAGACAGCAAAGGGCAGATACAGGTAAGCATTAGTTTCACCAATTGCCATCACAGTGGTATCCCAAAGTGCATACAGTTTGATTTAagtctaatacccctgtcacacgggcagtcttcaatgatcattgcaaccaatgaccattgaaaatgcgtgtagtgaCGTGTAGTGTAGTGACCAAGCGTGtgacgtgtcaacttcccaaagagtattgggttcaatgttccccgacaggttgacacgttacaggcaaggtggcgctacacgcattttcaatggtcattggtttcaatgatcattgaagactgcccgtgtgacaggggtataaatctaTCATTATACACAATGTCCTTTTTGTTCAGTAAACAACAATGATGTCAAACTGAACCTTTTGTTGTTTGATGTGCTATCTGTGTTACCTGCGATTGGTCTATGGTAACTTTGAGTGCTGATTCCACTATCGTACGTCCGTATTTTGATTTACGCTTCTCTGCATTGGCTTTCACCACATAATATTCCTTGGTGGGCACTCAACCACAGATGTGTCTGGGCAAACACCTGAAACGTTGCTGCATTATGAAGGTTGGGTTTTGAAAACAGAATCATTACGATTTGAAAATACTTGTAAAAATTGCAAGCATGTGGTATTTTTCTTCAGTTCTCTGAACAAaaatactgttttttttttcttggtcaGATAGATTTCCTAATGGGATTTTTTGATACATGTAAGACACCCTGCATGTACCAGTGTAGTCCACTGTTTGTTAAACAGTCTCCATGATCGATAACCGCAAGTCTGTAAAAGATGGCTGACATATTATTTCAGTGGTAAGGAGGGTGCTCCGAACTACAGGGAACTACCAGAGCAAGCAATCTTTGTCAACACCATTGCTGCAGCAATCATTGCACTGACTATTCTACTGCCACTATTGGTGAGGAACAACCTTCGTGGTGGACAGACAGTTCTTTCGATCAACTAGTGCTGAAAGGACATTGCGTTGCCACTGGTTCCGATTAATTTGATTGGAGTGCACCATCATGAAAGCCAGTAATTTCTGCAAGGCTAACCGTACCAGCGTGAGTATGAAGTGGCTATTCAATTGTGCTTGAATAGCGCTGCTTCTGGAAAGCACTGCATTGTTTTAGTTTTTGTGTTTATagtttccccccctttttttttacatgattATATATTCCAAGTACCACAAAGCCTCTGGTGGAAATCGGTGTGTAAGCTTACTCTCCGACATACTCATAGTCATGCTATTCATGCGACAGACATACCCAGGGCCCTCTCAAGATGGTCCTTATGCAGTGATGGGCTGTTTTATTACTTTCATAGGGCCATTCATCTTAGGAATTCAAGATGGTCACTTTGCACAAGCATTTTGTTTTATCCCTCAGTCACACTGCCAGTAAATTAATCTAAAtaacgcaagaaaaaaaaaaaggagcattTTCTAACTAAGTACCTCGGCATATGCCATAGAACACAATCCATATCGTGCCTTTGTGTCGGACTTGTGTGCGGGAAGAACACTTGGGAGGAACAAAGTGCAGCTACTCATTTTCATCCTATCCAGCTTGAGTCCCTGTATATCTTAACATTTTTCTTCACGGAACTTCATTTGTGTTAGCAACTGCTGTAGATATTTTTGTACATGGCTGTCCTGGTCTGAAGATGTTTATATAAGGTTTTCATCCCCATTGCTTGCGAGAGCTCGTATGCAGAACTCTGCCCGGATTCGAAGAAGTTGTATGTTGTGCTTTTCTAAGTTAAATTCAGTGTGTATTTAGCCTCAACATTCTTTGCATGTACGCATATTaccttttttttgtatttgaGTTGTACGAGGTGTATGACATTGGAAAGTAACACGGCAAGGACAGCCTCAGTGTTGACTGAAAATAAAGCCACTTTATCTTTTTAGACGACTTAATAATCTGCAAAAGTTCATTCTGATATgctgtacacacacacaaagtggTCATCTCCAGAGCTTGCCAAGTGGAATATCTTCCGAGAATTAATTTCGTCTTCATTTGCTAGATCGATGCATGGTGAGAACTTTAGCCTCTTCACAGTTAAGTGGTGTGCATGACTGCTCACTACATTAAGGAGAACAAAGTGCATCGTAAAGCCAGCTACTATGAAACAGTTGTATGACAACCAAACTCAAAGGATACGTGGCTCTAAGCGTGGCACACACTGTACATGAACTCTCGTTCCACTGATAAAGGAAAATGCTTCCATTGTCCAATCCAACAGCGATAACGTAGCTGGAAGCGAAATACATACAAGAGTCATAATGTTCTATATAACAGTCAGACTtgtgcgttacttgtaatcaattactttttgagtaatttttcgagtaatcaattacttttctgagtaatcgattactcagtaattgattacttttccggcagagatcagcttatctttcagatgttctgcccgaagtcaagcccctggtgccagGCTGTTCTACTACAGCAAGCAGAggttgtaataacgttctggaaatcagagtctctctccctaatctcttcctacaccagcgtgtcatggtacctgaagctttggaggtttagtgagtcacggggaaattccacgcaatgctcttccacaatcgggtcaatgTTTTCCCAGGCGATAAATGCAGTAGACGGACAGATCTCCTTgtctacgtgtttttgtttgtcttatTATACTTCAGCTGctccgctgttgaacctttctTTTTCTGAGGCACAACAAAGActgttataatttgcgtgattgcagagtaacgaccgaagtaacgcgttactcaattacatttgcaGTCGAGTAATTCGTAATGGTAGTCAATTgctttttccacagaagtaatGGTAACTGtaagcaattacttttttcgagtaactggCACAAGTCTGATATCGGCTGTTCACAAAGCGACGCTGCAATCACCTTTTTGACCCAGTAAGGCATGGAGCAAAATCAACGGCTGTAGCTGAATCTTCTGTGTCCAGTTCTAGCCTGCTTTCGAAAGGACCAAGGCTGCCCTTTGCGTGTGCGTCGTGTTTGCCCCAGACGACCACCTGGAAGCATTACTTGTGAAGAGCTCCCTCAGATCCATCCCGTAAACGGCACCAACCTTTTTGTCGCGCGACGCCGTAGCAAAGTGCTGACTATCATGGGACCAACTACAACTCCATATTATCCTCTGATGGATCGCATTTGTTTTATCCGAATGTGCTATGCTGGAAAAGCCTGCAAGGGAAAGCAAGTCTTGTCTGAATCAACTGAGCTGTGCAACACATGCAAGAATGGCACAAACGAATAACGTACTGTTGTCAGATGTATTCCTCTGGTAAACACACCAAGATCTGTCCCTTGACACAGTAAGTAAGTAATTGTCATCGGGAGAGAACGCCATTTGCGTAATTGTCAAGTTGTGAAACACCAATTTCCCTATCAATTTCCATGTAGCTGTATCCCACAGAAAAACTCCAGCATGCTGTTGATTGCTTGCCTGCAATGAGTAAATTTTTACGTAGCCTGCAGAAGGCAAATTTCTGCGGGAAAGCACAAAGAAGAAACTTACTTTACAGGCGGATGCTAGTAGTGCACAGTCATGGCTTACAGCAACTGTGAACAGTTCATAACCATGTCCGTACAACTTCTGTTCCTCTGTCCACAGTGTGTTCTGAAGGAGGTTTTCTTCTGTTGGGGGTTCTAGACAAAACGGCTTATATGTAGTGGGAGCAGCTGCCCAAGTCAACTCACCAGTTAGGTCCACTGCGACAAAGTAAAATTCTGGGTACTGGTCCTTTGGATGCTTTTCTTCCTCATTGCTCGGTGTATTGATCAGGTCCTTTTTGAATACGGCTTTGTTAGAAAGTCCCAAGGAGGGTACACTTGCACCCTCTGCCAATTCCTAAGAGAACAAGATGGGTTGAAAGATCATGTCCACATCGTATTTTAGCAGTGTTGGTTTGCACATTGTGGCTTCTTTCAGTACTGCATGTTGTCAAGAGGGGAAATGTAACAATACAGCAGGTATTGTACCTTAGAAGTTACTCAGGTGTGTTATGATGTTTCTGCAGTCATATGTTTATTACTAAGACTGAGGTTACTAAGGCTGAACCAACACTATGGTGGTAAATTCCCAATTTAGTGTTGGCACACCTATTACAAGAAAATATTAAGCGCTTGCTTTTTTTTGTAAACTTCCTTCCAACTCTGGCACTGTAACTAAATAGGCCTGGCATGAAACGCATTGTATACACTTTCATACAGGCAGATGTCTAAAAAGTAGCCATATGCAACACAAATTTTATTATTTCAAATTTAAACCTGTTCACCTTGCACTTCTGCTTCAGGTTCAAATCAACCTTGCATATCCTGTTAAAGTTGTCAACAAAATTCTGGGTTCCTTCAAAAGCTCTCAGCACTTTTTCTTCTGCTCCGGACACGAAATGGAGGCTATCGACCACTGCTATGCAATTCATGTCGTAGCCATGAACTTGAGGCCTTGCAACTTCCTTCCAGGACTGCAAGGTGATGAAGTTATATCAGAATACAAAAGCACTGTGGGTTGGTAGGGTGCTTGCTATGAAATCTCTGCTGCGTTAGTCCACTTCTACATACTTTGCCGTTGACAGTAACCCAAGGTGCATGGAGTCTTGTGGTCTGATCTTTGCTGCAAGACAACAGGTAAGCACCTTTGGGATCCCAGGCTATATCCCTAACCTCATCAAAGTGGCCACCCATTGTAACCATAGGTTGCCATGAAGAAGCCCCCTGTTCATTTCCTGCAGTCTGaacatgagggggggggggggggggaaagtaTGAAAGAGGCAGTTACCAGAGAAAAATAACTTGGTTAAAAATCCTATGGCGATCACCTATTAGACACACAAGAGTCAACCATAAAAAGTACTGCCATTCTGTTGTTTCTAACACAaatacacacacgaagcagaAGTGAGACAGCCCGCAAAAATCGCAAAATTTTAGTAGCGGCCAAGTCATCGGTCAAGTACTGAGAAGTAAGTGAATAGTATTCGTCCGAGCAGTTCATACAGAATAAAGCTACCTGTAACTTCCATGCGTGAAATGCTCCTTGAAAGCCATGACCAAATATTGTTCTGCCATCTGGTGACAACACTGCTCCGTAGAACCCAAGGCTGTTGCCTCCTACTTCTCCGAGTCTAACCTGAACAGGAAATTTTTAGGAAAATTTTCTGCAAAATAAGTTTTAAATTCCACATTGGAGATATGCCCACACCTTGTCAATCCACAGCCCGGACGACTCGTCAGGTTCCCAAAGTATCAGTGTCTTATCTATCGATGCAGACAACAGGCTGTACGTACCATTGCCTATTATAAGAGAAATAATGTCAGCTTGAGCTATGGTAGCCCTCTTCGATAGAACTGAATACCGCTATCACAGAGTAGTACTACAAGTTTGGGCAGACGTGTGACGTGGTACCTTGCACAGTTCTTGGGTGCCAACGGACACTGTACACCCAGTTCTCATGACCGGCAAGTACTGTCTCCAGTGTAACGGAAAATGACTGTGTTTCTCCTGCGAAGGAATTCCCTACATCAGGACGGTACTATTTTATCTCAGGTAAAACTTTCTCTGCTTTATGGGAGAAGCTCAACTCACCTTCTGTATGCACAGTAAGTAGGCTTTCCTTCACTTTCACCTCGTTCTCTGTGCCAACTTTGTCATTTTTAGCATGAGCATCAGAGGCAGCTGGAGACACTTTCCACACTCTGACTAAGCCATCTTGGCCACAGGATGCCAATAGCACATGCTTGTTTTCTGTAACGAAAACCTCAAATCTGAATATGTCTCTATTCCACACACAAGGGGCCTTtcgttgcgcagaaacaaccGTACCGTACGTCACAAAGTCGATGCCCCTGACCCAGTCCTCGTGTCCTTGAAACGTGTGACATTTGCAGAATTCACCAGTTGGATTTCTTGCGTACATATGTACCAACATGTCATCTCCTCCGTACGCAAAAACAGGAACTGAAACAGAGCGTGTATGCAGTTCTGTCATGGACGCCTTCTCATAATGCCATATAACACGTGCGATATGGTATTCCTGTCATTCCAGTAGCATACCATTTAAGCTTGGAAGGAAGGTCAGCTTCACGTCCAGTGCAAAGCCATGTTTTAAGTCTATGACCTGTGTGCACTTTGGCTCGTTATCTGTATGTAAATGACACAGTTATCAAACAGCTCTGTACGACATCAGAGAATATTGCAATGGTAGATACAGCACGTTCAACTATGTTGCATCGGAAAGCAAGAAGAAGACGGTACCTGGCATCACCAGCCATGTCCGGATGGTAGAGTCTGCCGCAGCAGATACAACAGTGATAGGGGAATTGTCGCTGTCGCCAGAAAGGTAGATGCCATCGGCGGTAGTGACTGCACCTGTATGACCGACCAGTACTGATGCACGGGAGAACTGGAACAGGGGCAAAAATGAAGTACGAGCGTGACCTTGCATTATATAATGTTGCATTTAGCAAATAAGAGTCAGGGCTACTTAATAAGAATAAGGACTTACACATGCCCCTGTCCTTTCCAAAGAGTGACTGTCTTGTCAACAGACGTGCTCAGCAGTGCATGTTCAGGATCTGGAGGAGTTTTGAGATTACTTTGTGTGAGATACAAATATTATACTgccgctttttttcttttttttttttagtgaaaTGCATTTCTAAATTTGGAGGTGAGTAGAGAGTTACGTACTGCCTCCTCTGTAGATCCACCGCACACAGTTTACTCTTGATGTGTGGTTCaccaaagtacagacgacattCCCTGTACCACCATTCGTCTGTAATTGGTTTGAAAAGGTACACATGCACTGTAATTCTTTCTAAATTGCTAAAGTTTTTAATTTTTCATCTTTTTCTGACTAAATAGAATACAGATACAACAGCATTGTGTTTTCCAATTTTTGGTGTGTGCACTAAATCATTAAAAACTGCTAAACTAAATACTAGCACGGCCAGTGGTAAAATTTGTCATTTAATTCTCTAGGGCAACCTGAATACTGCTAGGGCCATAGGCTCGCCAAAGTAATCAACCTCGTTTACTTTGAGTCTCGCCTGtgattggtcgttacgtgaagaaggcgtgaagaacggAAATGAACGTCACGCGCCCCAACCAATAGTCGAGCtcttgatcctgcaatcttcgtGATAAAATAGATGAAGCATGAAAAGTGCGCGTGACATTCATCTATGTTCTTCACACCCCCGTTCACGTAATaaccaatgacaggcgagacacaaagtaatcgatgtcgattactttgacgataATAGCGCCCCTGGGGGCGTTTATCTTTCTTTAACCACCCTCAGGGATCACAAAAGTTATTCGAAATAATAAAATGTCAACTGCGAATTTTCTGGTGTAATATATACGGCATATAAAATACATCCAAGTATATTCATAGACACGACATGGACTTTCAGAAGAGGGGATGGTGCTTTCTCAGCATTGCTTGATTGCTGGGCATTCTTCACTGTATCAACACAGAAAATGTCATCAACACGAGCACGTGGTCAGTCACAGTTTGTAAACAAAGTACTGAACTGCCAGGAGATACCCCGTACCTGAGGATCATATATGAGTACTGCGTTGCAGGCTGCGTAGCATAATAAGTTATTGAATCCCCAGTCTAGAGACTGGGGATTCCGATTGCACGATGCACTCCTATAACGAACTTTTACATCCATCGTAAAACACGGAACCACGGAACACACGAAGTCAGCGCACGTTTAGTGGATGGATATGGATACGACCAGAGTTCATGTGGCTAAACAGTGGCTAATGGCGTTACAGCGCCACACCGGCTCCAAACACGTTTTTCAATGCAAAAGTGATAAGCTTTTTATTTCTCACCTCACATCACATGGTGTACATGCCATGTGCTTTCATGCTCATACATCGGGATGTGACTCATTTCTGTATTTTCGAGGATTATAGATCATTGCATCCTGACGAATGGTGACATCAAAATGGTGGAACGCTGTCGGTTTCTATCTTGTCGATCCCAACTGATGgcttttaattattattaaccTGAAATGTTCATGTTGGAGTTCCCATAAGAGGTAAGCGTGGCACTTCGTTGTGCGTGTATTGTCGTGATGTACTTTCTGCCCGCCTGGGCCATTATGCAACGCGACCGGAAGAAGTAAATATTGGTCGCTTGTTATTGATTTAAGCCTAACGTTTTGTTTGGTGTTTCCGGTCTTTATATGTATTTTCTGACGAAACAATAGCATCCTTGAACGTATGCGGCACAGTGCATCACATATTTTGGTGGACGACGTCTCTTCTGTTGAAAGCGGATCAAGTTGTGCGACATATGTAACATCGAGATGTTTTGACGTTGCCGTTTCGCTTCTCCTCTGATGTGCAATCGTCGTCGAAACAgtgcttgcttgcttgataGGTGATGAGATATATGTCCTCTCGCAGTGGAGCTTTACGTCCTGCGTCCTTTAGCGCAAATTGCGTAAATCTGGGCGATGTCCACTGGTTGAGTGAAAGTGGAACGTAACCTAATTGATGACGGGTTCCCGTTTGAATATGGAACACTTCTTATCGCTCACGAGGTTCCGCTGTGTATTAGGAATTACACAAACTTACGAACGCATCCAAGAACACATTTGAAAGCGAAAGTGTTCGCTCTATCGTTTCGACATCTAGCTGAAGTTGACATAAGCAAACAATTCAAAATGCGCACGAGAACTCGAAAGGAACTTGCGTagaattaatttttttttcacgaattcTGAAACAAGATAAATATAAATGACTGTAATGAGACGTACAACTACATCGTGCTAggcaagatatatatatatatatatatataacatttTTGTTCGTATTACAGGAAGTGCGGCACACAAATTTGTGCTTTCTGCCATGGCCTATTAGTTTTGTTTACCATCGTTTTTGTTGAATGCCTGCCTGCCCGCAAATGCCTCTGTCCTTTTAAATGTCACATACAGAAAGAGGAACTGCTGAGAGTTGCAGAATGTGTATCATGTTTGTAGTCTTGTCAGTGTGCCAAATTTCCCGAGACTCTCAGCACTTTATGAGCTTTGTTGAGATACTGCGACGCAGCATGTCCTGCCTGCAATAAAAATGTCTTTTTATGTAGTGGGAGGTATTACTGACGTTTAAATACCCACAATGCATCCGGTACGTGCTGCTGTAAGTCTTGGACTGCCTAGTGCACGAAATATTAATATGTATTGTGTTTGCAATGAAATTAAATTGAATTAAATTGAATTGTGTGACATTATTTGTGAAGCAGGGAGACCTGGTGGCCTGTGAAGCGACGGGGGCCCACATGCTTGCGGAGGGGGGGCCCCCGCGGGGACTGGCTCAGCGTCTGGTACCTCGACAACGCC is from Ornithodoros turicata isolate Travis chromosome 8, ASM3712646v1, whole genome shotgun sequence and encodes:
- the LOC135367026 gene encoding elongator complex protein 2-like isoform X1; this translates as MPDNEPKCTQVIDLKHGFALDVKLTFLPSLNVPVFAYGGDDMLVHMYARNPTGEFCKCHTFQGHEDWVRGIDFVTYENKHVLLASCGQDGLVRVWKVSPAASDAHAKNDKVGTENEVKVKESLLTVHTEGETQSFSVTLETVLAGHENWVYSVRWHPRTVQGNGTYSLLSASIDKTLILWEPDESSGLWIDKVRLGEVGGNSLGFYGAVLSPDGRTIFGHGFQGAFHAWKLQTAGNEQGASSWQPMVTMGGHFDEVRDIAWDPKGAYLLSCSKDQTTRLHAPWVTVNGKSWKEVARPQVHGYDMNCIAVVDSLHFVSGAEEKVLRAFEGTQNFVDNFNRICKVDLNLKQKCKELAEGASVPSLGLSNKAVFKKDLINTPSNEEEKHPKDQYPEFYFVAVDLTEPPTEENLLQNTLWTEEQKLYGHGYELFTVAVSHDCALLASACKASNQQHAGVFLWDTATWKLIGKLVFHNLTITQMAFSPDDNYLLTVSRDRSWCVYQRNTSDNSFSSIAHSDKTNAIHQRIIWSCSWSHDSQHFATASRDKKVVVWGKHDAHAKGSLGPFESRLELDTEDSATAVDFAPCLTGSKSYVIAVGLDNGSIFLYQWNESSCTVCATLRATHAHHLTVKRLKFSPCIDLANEDEINSRKIFHLASSGDDHFVCVYSISE
- the LOC135367026 gene encoding elongator complex protein 2-like isoform X2 → MPDNEPKCTQVIDLKHGFALDVKLTFLPSLNVPVFAYGGDDMLVHMYARNPTGEFCKCHTFQGHEDWVRGIDFVTYENKHVLLASCGQDGLVRVWKVSPAASDAHAKNDKVGTENEVKVKESLLTVHTEGETQSFSVTLETVLAGHENWVYSVRWHPRTVQGNGTYSLLSASIDKTLILWEPDESSGLWIDKVRLGEVGGNSLGFYGAVLSPDGRTIFGHGFQGAFHAWKLQSWKEVARPQVHGYDMNCIAVVDSLHFVSGAEEKVLRAFEGTQNFVDNFNRICKVDLNLKQKCKELAEGASVPSLGLSNKAVFKKDLINTPSNEEEKHPKDQYPEFYFVAVDLTEPPTEENLLQNTLWTEEQKLYGHGYELFTVAVSHDCALLASACKASNQQHAGVFLWDTATWKLIGKLVFHNLTITQMAFSPDDNYLLTVSRDRSWCVYQRNTSDNSFSSIAHSDKTNAIHQRIIWSCSWSHDSQHFATASRDKKVVVWGKHDAHAKGSLGPFESRLELDTEDSATAVDFAPCLTGSKSYVIAVGLDNGSIFLYQWNESSCTVCATLRATHAHHLTVKRLKFSPCIDLANEDEINSRKIFHLASSGDDHFVCVYSISE